From Coffea arabica cultivar ET-39 chromosome 2e, Coffea Arabica ET-39 HiFi, whole genome shotgun sequence, the proteins below share one genomic window:
- the LOC140036179 gene encoding uncharacterized protein, translating into MAKQKAIVELLGDWVESYKLLPRYMEILKMKNPGIVVHWDKDTTYTSPSREIFNGVFWAFEGFKHCHPVISIDGTFLYGKYKGAILIAVSVDANNQLFPLAFSIMDSENNDSWGWFMACIREFVTQRRGLCVISDHHPGIITTMSQIGSKWIEPFAYHCFCIRHLASNFNTKFHDKILKHLLVAAANENQVFKFQRKMETIGKINPKARKWLDDLPVEKWALAHDGGKRYGIMTTNLSEVFTSVLKDNSFGATYFYCVNSYFAIRRQLAVQRSVCGQSFTPFVDGKSLFLWDQGRRS; encoded by the exons ATGGCAAAGCAAAAGGCTATTGTTGAGCTTTTGGGTGATTGGGTAGAATCTTACAAGTTACTTCCAAGGTACATGGAAATTCTCAAGATGAAAAATCCTGGAATAGTTGTACATTGGGATAAGGACACTACATATACTAGCCCATCACGAGAAATATTTAATGGTGTATTTTGGGCCTttg AAGGCTTTAAGCATTGCCATCCTGTGATAAGTATAGATGGTACATTCTTGTATGGGAAATATAAAGGAGCCATACTTATTGCAGTTTCTGTAGATGCAAACAATCAACTATTTCCACTTGCCTTTTCAATTATGGACAGTGAGAACAATGATAGTTGGGGTTGGTTTATGGCATGCATAAGAGAATTTGTCACTCAACGAAGAGGCCTCTGTGTGATATCTGACCATCATCCAGGTATTATTACCACAATGAGTCAGATAGGATCAAAGTGGATTGAACCATTTGCCTACCATTGTTTTTGCATCCGCCATCTAGCAAGTAATTTTAATACTAAATTTCATGACAAAATATTGAAACACCTTCTAGTTGCAGCTGCAAATGAAAATCAGGTTTTCAAATTTCAGAGAAAGATGGAAACAATTGGCAAGATAAATCCGAAAGCTCGAAAATGGCTAGATGATTTGCCAGTTGAGAAGTGGGCTTTAGCACATGATGGTGGCAAAAGATATGGTATAATGACAACAAATTTATCAGAGGTATTTACCAGTGTGTTGAAGGATAACAGTTTTGGTGCAACTTACTTCTATTGTGTCAACAGCTATTTTGCCATTAGAAGGCAATTAGCAGTTCAAAGAAGTGTTTGCGGCCAATCTTTCACTCCTTTTGTAGATGGAAAAAGCTTGTTCTTATGGGATCAAGGCAGGAGGTCATGA
- the LOC140036945 gene encoding thioredoxin-like protein Clot produces the protein MKVLDATLSNFDVVFDKFKAEAPNYKANLILFLADKDPATSLSWCRDCVRAEPVIYKKLEVSSDDTALLRAYVGDRPTWRNPQHPWRVDSTFKLRGVPTLVRWENDAIKGRLEDHEAHIEQKIDALVAAT, from the exons ATGAAGGTGTTGGATGCCACCTTATCAAATTTTGATGTGGTGTTTGACAAGTTCAAAGCAGAAGCCCCAAATTACAAAGCCAATCTCATCCTTTTCTTGGCTGATAAAGACCCTGCCACCTCTCTTTCCTGGTGCCGTG ATTGTGTGAGAGCTGAGCCCGTGATATACAAGAAGCTGGAAGTGTCATCAGATGACACAGCCCTTTTGAGAGCTTACGTTGGAGATAGACCAACTTGGAGAAATCCTCAGCATCCCTGGAGGGTGGACTCAACATTCAAGCTTAGAGGAGTTCCTACGCTAGTCCGTtgggaaaatgatgcaatcaaAGGTCGTCTTGAAGATCACGAGGCTCATATTGAACAAAAAATTGATGCCTTAGTTGCTGCAACTTAA
- the LOC113732202 gene encoding sister chromatid cohesion 1 protein 3 isoform X1 — MFYSQSFLARKGPLGTVWCAAHLQHKLKKSHYTSTSIKDTVDLILVPQVPIALRMSGHLLLGVVRIYSKQVDYFYQDCNVALVEILKAFSSVNTNINLPEGATQAPYHSITLPETLALDKIDLEDYSDLERSEDDHRGRREEITLEDQEPTGRDPHEPTRFTEDVGRGSPDLEETTVSGLKPVEEDSRPSVPEDITVVIGDPSPSNQGGLNEKPGRDSTTQELPDIEVMRDAVHDFRMEDAPVWPDQGYDVELDRVLEEQIMKLTEASSPVVEEILVSGGPTMPLPQAEEPQCVASEQAHENFNLDIPFGHASPGLAIRSTPPVEQPRAKQRKKRSRDFYDEQTVLTNKSMKKALEDSSDLLRKKRDCPSSNLDMWKSQKRLKKDRVFLEPLITGLSADLVSIYKKEVISSKPHLVGSEEPHLQPRDAQIPTPGGDKEMEIENLRNYVGPSGGNEMFNILPSPNRFISSPTMSMASPIRRGESTPATTNFGSEPDRLETTIGTDVQTTPDLAASSGPFGSDMETPATLLGGALGVENTVLSDIPEMLNSAGDLSFLEQDEKTPGGTPRTPESDHLTRKQMGTPEFDILSARTRAVAQYLRRQSSVATNSEELSGILSLNSILEGKTRKISARMFFETLVLKNYALVDVNQEEPYSDIALKVTSKLIKEKFPS, encoded by the exons ATGTTTTATTCACAATCATTTCTGGCAAGAAAAGGGCCCTTAGGGACTGTTTGGTGCGCAGCACATTTACAGCACAAGCTCAAGAAATCTCACTACACCTCCACTAGCATCAAAGATACAGTTG ACCTGATTCTGGTTCCTCAGGTTCCTATTGCTCTAAGGATGTCAGGCCATCTTCTACTAGGTGTTGTCCGTATTTATTCCAAGCAAGTTGACTATTTTTATCAAGATTGCAATGTCGCATTGGTGGAAATACTCAAGGCATTTTCTTCTGTAAATACAAATATCAATCTGCCAGAGGGTGCAACTCAAGCACCATATCACTCTATCACTCTGCCTGAAACACTTGCACTTGATAAAATTGACCTGGAAGATTATTCTGATCTGGAGAG GTCTGAGGATGATCATCGTGGAAGACGAGAGGAAATCACACTTGAAG ACCAAGAGCCAACAGGAAGAGATCCACATGAACCCACTAGATTCACTGAG GATGTGGGGAGGGGTTCTCCAGATTTGGAAGAGACTACAGTGTCTGGGCTCAAGCCCGTGGAGGAAGA TTCTCGTCCTTCGGTTCCAGAGGACATTACAGTAGTGATTGGAGATCCTTCTCCCAGCAATCAGGGAGGATTGAATGAAAAACCTGGAAGAGATAGTACCACTCAGGAGCTCCCAGATATTGAAGTCATGCGTGATGCTGTACATGACTTTCGAATGGAAGATGCTCCTGTATGGCCAGATCAAGGCTATGATGTGGAACTTGACAGAGTGCTGGAGGAGCAGATCATGAAACTTACTGAAGCCAGCAGTCCAGTGGTGGAGGAAATATTGGTTTCTGGAGGTCCTACTATGCCATTACCTCAAGCTGAAGAACCTCAATGTGTTGCTTCAGAGCAGGCCCATGAAAATTTTAATCTAGACATTCCCTTCG GGCATGCATCACCTGGACTAGCAATTCGATCAACACCTCCAGTTGAGCAGCCAAGAGCAAagcagagaaaaaaaaggagcaGGGATTTTTATGATGAACAAACTGTACTGACTAACAA GTCTATGAAGAAGGCGCTAGAAGATTCCAGTGATTTgctaagaaaaaaaagggattgTCCTTCTTCTAATTTGGACATGTGGAAGTCACAGAAGAGATTGAAAAAGGACAGAGTCTTTCTTGAGCCTTTAATAACTG GATTATCGGCCGACCTGGTTAGCATTTACAAGAAAGAAGTTATTTCTTCGAAACCTCACTTAGTTGGCTCAGAGGAACCTCATCTCCAGCCTAGAGATGCACAAATACCGACACCTGGGGGTgacaaagaaatggaaattgaaAATCTACGCAACTATGTAGGTCCTTCTGGTGGCAATGAGATGTTTAATATCTTGCCTTCCCCTAATAGATTTATTTCATCTCCTACGATGTCCATGGCTTCTCCGATCAGAAGAGGCGAATCCACACCGGCCACTACAAATTTTGGTTCAGAGCCGGATCGGTTAGAAACAACTATTGGCACTGATGTACAGACTACCCCAGATTTAGCAGCATCTAGTGGACCTTTTGGTTCGGACATGGAAACTCCAGCAACTCTTTTAGGCGGGGCACTAGGAGTGGAGAACACTGTTCTTTCTGATATCCCCGAGATGCTAAATTCTGCTGGG GACTTGAGCTTCCTAGAACAAGATGAAAAAACTCCTGGTG GGACTCCAAGAACTCCAGAATCAGATCACttgacaagaaaacaaatgggAACCCCGGAGTTTGACATATTGTCAGCAAGGACAAG AGCTGTGGCCCAATATTTGAGAAGGCAGTCATCAGTAGCCACCAACTCTGAAGAATTGTCTGGAATTCTGAGCTTGAACTCAATATTGGAAGGCAAGACCAGAAAAATAAGTGCTCGGATGTTTTTTGAAACACTA GTTTTAAAAAATTATGCACTTGTAGACGTTAACCAAGAAGAACCTTATAGTGATATTGCTTTGAAGGTGACTTCAAAACTCATAAAGGAAAAATTTCCGAGCTAA
- the LOC113732202 gene encoding sister chromatid cohesion 1 protein 3 isoform X2, whose product MSGHLLLGVVRIYSKQVDYFYQDCNVALVEILKAFSSVNTNINLPEGATQAPYHSITLPETLALDKIDLEDYSDLERSEDDHRGRREEITLEDQEPTGRDPHEPTRFTEDVGRGSPDLEETTVSGLKPVEEDSRPSVPEDITVVIGDPSPSNQGGLNEKPGRDSTTQELPDIEVMRDAVHDFRMEDAPVWPDQGYDVELDRVLEEQIMKLTEASSPVVEEILVSGGPTMPLPQAEEPQCVASEQAHENFNLDIPFGHASPGLAIRSTPPVEQPRAKQRKKRSRDFYDEQTVLTNKSMKKALEDSSDLLRKKRDCPSSNLDMWKSQKRLKKDRVFLEPLITGLSADLVSIYKKEVISSKPHLVGSEEPHLQPRDAQIPTPGGDKEMEIENLRNYVGPSGGNEMFNILPSPNRFISSPTMSMASPIRRGESTPATTNFGSEPDRLETTIGTDVQTTPDLAASSGPFGSDMETPATLLGGALGVENTVLSDIPEMLNSAGDLSFLEQDEKTPGGTPRTPESDHLTRKQMGTPEFDILSARTRAVAQYLRRQSSVATNSEELSGILSLNSILEGKTRKISARMFFETLVLKNYALVDVNQEEPYSDIALKVTSKLIKEKFPS is encoded by the exons ATGTCAGGCCATCTTCTACTAGGTGTTGTCCGTATTTATTCCAAGCAAGTTGACTATTTTTATCAAGATTGCAATGTCGCATTGGTGGAAATACTCAAGGCATTTTCTTCTGTAAATACAAATATCAATCTGCCAGAGGGTGCAACTCAAGCACCATATCACTCTATCACTCTGCCTGAAACACTTGCACTTGATAAAATTGACCTGGAAGATTATTCTGATCTGGAGAG GTCTGAGGATGATCATCGTGGAAGACGAGAGGAAATCACACTTGAAG ACCAAGAGCCAACAGGAAGAGATCCACATGAACCCACTAGATTCACTGAG GATGTGGGGAGGGGTTCTCCAGATTTGGAAGAGACTACAGTGTCTGGGCTCAAGCCCGTGGAGGAAGA TTCTCGTCCTTCGGTTCCAGAGGACATTACAGTAGTGATTGGAGATCCTTCTCCCAGCAATCAGGGAGGATTGAATGAAAAACCTGGAAGAGATAGTACCACTCAGGAGCTCCCAGATATTGAAGTCATGCGTGATGCTGTACATGACTTTCGAATGGAAGATGCTCCTGTATGGCCAGATCAAGGCTATGATGTGGAACTTGACAGAGTGCTGGAGGAGCAGATCATGAAACTTACTGAAGCCAGCAGTCCAGTGGTGGAGGAAATATTGGTTTCTGGAGGTCCTACTATGCCATTACCTCAAGCTGAAGAACCTCAATGTGTTGCTTCAGAGCAGGCCCATGAAAATTTTAATCTAGACATTCCCTTCG GGCATGCATCACCTGGACTAGCAATTCGATCAACACCTCCAGTTGAGCAGCCAAGAGCAAagcagagaaaaaaaaggagcaGGGATTTTTATGATGAACAAACTGTACTGACTAACAA GTCTATGAAGAAGGCGCTAGAAGATTCCAGTGATTTgctaagaaaaaaaagggattgTCCTTCTTCTAATTTGGACATGTGGAAGTCACAGAAGAGATTGAAAAAGGACAGAGTCTTTCTTGAGCCTTTAATAACTG GATTATCGGCCGACCTGGTTAGCATTTACAAGAAAGAAGTTATTTCTTCGAAACCTCACTTAGTTGGCTCAGAGGAACCTCATCTCCAGCCTAGAGATGCACAAATACCGACACCTGGGGGTgacaaagaaatggaaattgaaAATCTACGCAACTATGTAGGTCCTTCTGGTGGCAATGAGATGTTTAATATCTTGCCTTCCCCTAATAGATTTATTTCATCTCCTACGATGTCCATGGCTTCTCCGATCAGAAGAGGCGAATCCACACCGGCCACTACAAATTTTGGTTCAGAGCCGGATCGGTTAGAAACAACTATTGGCACTGATGTACAGACTACCCCAGATTTAGCAGCATCTAGTGGACCTTTTGGTTCGGACATGGAAACTCCAGCAACTCTTTTAGGCGGGGCACTAGGAGTGGAGAACACTGTTCTTTCTGATATCCCCGAGATGCTAAATTCTGCTGGG GACTTGAGCTTCCTAGAACAAGATGAAAAAACTCCTGGTG GGACTCCAAGAACTCCAGAATCAGATCACttgacaagaaaacaaatgggAACCCCGGAGTTTGACATATTGTCAGCAAGGACAAG AGCTGTGGCCCAATATTTGAGAAGGCAGTCATCAGTAGCCACCAACTCTGAAGAATTGTCTGGAATTCTGAGCTTGAACTCAATATTGGAAGGCAAGACCAGAAAAATAAGTGCTCGGATGTTTTTTGAAACACTA GTTTTAAAAAATTATGCACTTGTAGACGTTAACCAAGAAGAACCTTATAGTGATATTGCTTTGAAGGTGACTTCAAAACTCATAAAGGAAAAATTTCCGAGCTAA
- the LOC113732203 gene encoding small ribosomal subunit protein cS22: MNTMSSACVFSPAPNLLQIPSSKLIKTHFSRLNFNGLKPLKTTLKFTFHSPQTTREQQPTRLNAVAEEESETASVATAADPSSEAARRLYVGNIPRTVTNDELKRIVEEHGAVEKAEVMYDKWSGRSRRFAFVTMKTVEDANAAIVKLNETEIGGRKIKVNITEKPLQTLDSSLLKAEESQFIDSPHKVYVGNLAKDVTTDKLKNLFAEKGKVLSAKVSRVPGTSKSSGYGFVTFSSEEEVEAAISSLNNEILEGQRIRVNKA, encoded by the exons ATGAACACTATGTCATCCGCTTGTGTATTTTCCCCAGCTCCAAATCTCCTCCAAATCCCCTCTTCAAAACTCATCAAAACCCATTTCTCAAGACTCAATTTTAACGGCCTTAAACCCCTTAAAACCACTCTCAAATTCACTTTCCATTCACCCCAAACAACCAGAGAGCAGCAGCCCACAAGACTAAATGCTGTTGCTGAAGAAGAAAGTGAAACAGCCTCAGTTGCCACAGCTGCAGACCCTTCTTCTGAGGCTGCAAGAAGGCTTTATGTTGGGAATATTCCTCGGACTGTCACCAACGACGAGCTTAAAAGGATTGTTGAAGAACATGGTGCTGTTGAGAAGGCCGAG GTGATGTATGACAAGTGGTCTGGAAGGAGCCGGCGATTTGCATTTGTGACAATGAAGACTGTTGAGGATGCAAATGCAGCTATTGTAAAGCTCAATGAAACA GAAATTGGTGGGCGTAAAATCAAAGTAAATATTACTGAAAAGCCATTGCAAACTTTGGATTCGTCACTTCTTAAAGCCGAAGAATCCCAGTTCATTGACAGTCCACACAAAGTTTATGTGGGTAATCTTGCAAAGGATGTAACCACAGATAAATTAAAAAACTTATTTGCTGAGAAGGGTAAGGTACTTAGTGCTAAAGTATCACGGGTTCCTGGGACTTCTAAGTCCAGTGGTTATGGATTTGTTACATTCTCTTCAGAAGAGGAAGTAGAAGCTGCCATTTCATCTCTGAATAATGAG ATTCTCGAGGGACAGAGGATTCGTGTAAATAAAGCTTAG
- the LOC140036946 gene encoding FT-interacting protein 3-like, which produces MPPKNNQKGSQNQTRNANQNSIPSEDFDIRETSPALGGGRGSGNDKVGTAFDLVEQMHYLFVRVVKAKELPTKDGNGTPDSFVEVKLGNLRSETKHLKNVSNPEWNQVFAFLSDRIQAPVVEVLVRDKNRNGDDLIGMVVLDVMDVPKRVPPDSPLAPQWYTLENRRGDKVRGEMMLAVWIGTQADEAFPEAWHLDATTAVSGDGIANIRSKVYLSPRLWYLRVNVIEAQELQLSDKNRQQPDIFVKVALGNMFLRTKISQSKSTCPLWNEDLMFVAAEPFEEQLALSVEEKVAPNKDVVLGNCLIPLRGVERRIDLRTPINRWYGLEKHVVSENGHRNLVKLNSKVHLRISLDGGYHVLDELTNYSSDLRASAKQLWKPAIGLLELGILSAQGLSSTKTKDGHGTTDAYCVAKYGQKWIRTRTILNSLNPKWNEQYTWEVFDPCTVITIGVFDNCHLQGADRGGGVKDSRIGKVRIRLSTLETNRVYTHSYPLIVLLPSGVKKMGEIQLAVRFSCSSLLNTLQMYSQPLLPILHYLHPLTRYQTDNLRHQATQIVSLRMSRAEPPLRREVVEYMLDVGSNMWSVRRCKANHYRIASAMSGIVAFLQWFNGICTWKNPFATILVHILLLIFVAFPQIILSCSFLFLFLVGICNYRGRPRYPPHMDIKLSQADRAHPDELDEEFDTFPTSRHSDVLRMRYDRIRSIGSRVQTVVGDLATQGERFYSLLSWRDPRATGLFLIFCLVASLVVYIIPSKALVVAVGFYLMRHPAFREELPALPLNFFRRLPTRTDSLL; this is translated from the coding sequence ATGCCACCCAAAAACAATCAGAAAGGGAGCCAAAACCAGACACGCAATGCCAATCAAAATTCAATCCCGAGCGAGGATTTTGATATCAGAGAGACCTCACCAGCTCTTGGCGGAGGAAGAGGATCTGGAAATGACAAGGTGGGAACTGCTTTTGATCTTGTGGAGCAAATGCATTACCTTTTCGTGAGGGTGGTTAAGGCCAAAGAATTGCCTACGAAAGATGGTAATGGTACTCCTGATTCCTTTGTTGAAGTAAAACTTGGAAATCTTAGAAGTGAGACTAAGCATTTGAAAAATGTGTCTAATCCTGAATGGAACCAAGTTTTTGCATTCCTGAGTGATAGGATTCAAGCCCCAGTAGTGGAGGTTTTAGTGAGGGACAAAAACAGGAATGGAGATGATTTAATTGGAATGGTTGTTTTAGATGTGATGGACGTTCCAAAAAGAGTTCCACCTGATAGTCCTTTGGCACCACAATGGTACACATTAGAGAATAGGAGGGGGGATAAGGTGAGAGGAGAGATGATGCTAGCTGTTTGGATCGGGACACAAGCTGATGAGGCATTCCCAGAAGCTTGGCATTTGGATGCTACAACTGCAGTTAGTGGCGACGGAATAGCAAATATTAGATCCAAAGTTTATTTATCTCCCAGGCTTTGGTATCTTAGAGTTAATGTTATTGAGGCTCAAGAGTTGCAGCTTTCTGATAAGAATAGGCAGCAACCAGATATCTTTGTGAAGGTTGCACTTGGAAATATGTTTCTGAGAACTAAGATTTCACAAAGCAAAAGTACATGTCCATTATGGAATGAGGACTTGATGTTTGTTGCAGCAGAGCCTTTCGAGGAGCAGTTGGCTTTGAGCGTGGAGGAGAAAGTAGCACCAAACAAGGATGTTGTTCTCGGGAACTGTTTGATTCCTTTACGTGGGGTGGAGAGAAGGATTGATTTGAGAACACCAATTAATAGGTGGTATGGCCTTGAGAAGCATGTTGTTTCTGAAAATGGACACAGGAATTTGGTAAAACTAAATAGCAAGGTTCATCTGAGGATTTCTTTGGATGGTGGATACCATGTTCTTGATGAACTAACTAATTACAGTAGCGATCTAAGGGCATCAGCTAAGCAGCTTTGGAAGCCTGCAATTGGATTACTTGAATTGGGGATCTTGAGTGCCCAAGGATTGTCATCAACAAAGACTAAGGATGGCCATGGAACCACTGATGCTTACTGTGTAGCTAAATATGGGCAGAAATGGATCAGGACCAGGACCATTTTGAACAGTTTGAATCCCAAGTGGAATGAGCAATATACATGGGAGGTTTTTGATCCTTGCACAGTTATCACTATTGGTGTATTTGATAATTGTCATTTGCAAGGAGCAGATAGGGGAGGTGGAGTAAAGGATTCAAGAATTGGGAAGGTAAGAATTCGTTTGTCAACACTTGAAACTAATCGTGTGTACACACATTCATACCCCCTTATAGTGTTGTTACCTTCTGGGGTGAAAAAGATGGGCGAAATTCAATTAGCAGTGAGGTTCTCTTGTTCATCTTTATTGAACACGCTCCAAATGTACAGCCAGCCTCTGTTGCCAATTTTGCATTACCTTCATCCACTTACTCGTTATCAGACTGATAATTTAAGGCATCAAGCTACTCAAATTGTCTCATTGAGGATGAGCCGTGCAGAGCCACCATTAAGAAGGGAGGTGGTGGAATACATGCTTGATGTGGGTTCAAATATGTGGAGTGTGAGAAGATGTAAAGCGAATCACTACAGGATTGCATCTGCTATGTCTGGAATTGTAGCATTTCTGCAATGGTTCAATGGGATATGCACTTGGAAGAATCCTTTTGCCACAATTCTGGTTCACATCCTGCTGTTAATCTTTGTAGCTTTTCCCCAGATTATTCTGAGCTGTagttttctcttcctttttctggTTGGGATTTGCAATTACCGAGGGAGGCCAAGGTATCCTCCTCATATGGATATCAAATTGTCTCAAGCTGATAGAGCTCATCCTGATGAACTTGATGAAGAGTTTGATACTTTTCCAACATCCCGGCATTCAGATGTCCTCAGAATGAGATATGATCGCATAAGAAGCATTGGTTCGAGGGTGCAGACTGTTGTTGGTGACTTGGCAACTCAAGGGGAAAGGTTTTATAGTCTGCTTAGTTGGCGAGACCCAAGAGCTACTGGCCTGTTTCTTATCTTCTGTTTGGTTGCTTCTCTTGTAGTTTACATCATTCCATCTAAAGCTCTGGTTGTTGCTGTGGGATTTTATTTGATGAGGCATCCAGCATTCCGTGAAGAGCTTCCTGCATTGCCCCTAAATTTCTTCAGGAGGTTGCCCACACGAACAGACAGCTTGCTTTGA
- the LOC140036947 gene encoding histone H3.2, whose translation MARTKQTARKSTGGKAPRKQLATKAARKSAPATGGVKKPHRFRPGTVALREIRKYQKSTELLIRKLPFQRLVREIAQDFKTDLRFQSSAVAALQEAAEAYLVGLFEDTNLCAIHAKRVTIMPKDIQLARRIRGERA comes from the coding sequence ATGGCGCGTACGAAGCAGACTGCAAGGAAGTCCACCGGAGGAAAGGCCCCAAGGAAGCAGCTGGCCACCAAGGCGGCGAGGAAATCAGCTCCGGCAACCGGAGGAGTGAAGAAGCCCCATCGCTTCCGTCCAGGAACGGTGGCTTTGAGAGAGATCAGGAAGTACCAGAAGAGTACCGAGCTGTTGATCCGGAAGCTTCCATTTCAGAGGCTTGTGAGGGAAATCGCTCAGGATTTCAAGACTGATTTGAGGTTCCAGAGCAGTGCTGTGGCGGCGTTGCAGGAGGCTGCCGAGGCTTACCTTGTTGGACTGTTCGAGGATACAAATCTGTGCGCCATTCATGCCAAGAGAGTCACTATTATGCCCAAGGATATCCAGCTTGCTAGGAGAATTAGGGGTGAGAGGGCTTAA
- the LOC140036948 gene encoding histone H3.2, whose product MARTKQTARKSTGGKAPRKQLATKAARKSAPATGGVKKPHRFRPGTVALREIRKYQKSTELLIRKLPFQRLVREIAQDFKTDLRFQSSAVAALQEAAEAYLVGLFEDTNLCAIHAKRVTIMPKDIQLARRIRGERA is encoded by the coding sequence ATGGCGCGCACCAAGCAGACTGCTAGGAAGTCCACCGGAGGAAAGGCCCCAAGGAAGCAACTGGCCACCAAGGCGGCAAGGAAATCAGCTCCGGCAACTGGAGGAGTGAAGAAGCCCCATCGTTTCCGTCCAGGAACGGTGGCGCTGAGGGAAATCAGGAAGTACCAGAAGAGTACCGAGCTGTTGATCCGGAAGCTCCCATTTCAGAGGCTGGTGAGGGAAATTGCTCAGGATTTCAAGACTGATCTGCGGTTCCAGAGCAGTGCTGTGGCGGCTTTGCAGGAGGCTGCGGAGGCTTACCTTGTTGGACTGTTTGAGGATACAAATCTGTGCGCCATTCATGCCAAGAGGGTTACTATCATGCCTAAGGATATCCAGCTTGCTAGGAGGATTAGGGGTGAGAGGGCTTAG